In Scomber scombrus chromosome 17, fScoSco1.1, whole genome shotgun sequence, the following proteins share a genomic window:
- the lbr gene encoding delta(14)-sterol reductase LBR gives MPTVKYQNGDRVMGRWPGSSLYYDVKVLSFDTKSQLYTVIYKDGTELELKEQDIRSAVGFQTRSRSRSRSRSPGRRRSRSRSPARTTRRSSRTVAAAAIETAPSSRRDTKLKDPVEVRLTPLPQTKAAENNTNNQHEKAEENNTANKVNETLEAKNEGEPEKNQGRYNLRRRRDDVDAKADAAKPEQPEEEAVKLTAAPAAAISTPLDFGGKIGAYFWLLFLPAWVLFVILQVNLEDPSLTNFPPPVPPFESFWDAQALGLVILWILFQALLYILPVGKLSEGMPLRSGERLKYRTNGFFAIAVSAVVVAAAVHQGIDLTYIHSNFLQLATATLLISVLLSVYLYVRSRYATQDQLALGGNSGNLMYDFFKGSELNPRIKNFDLKFFCEMRPGLIGWCFINFAMALAEMKQQGLDAPSYAMILVNLFQLLYVVDGLWNEEAILTTMDLMHDGFGFMLAFGDLVWVPFTYTLQAYYLVSHPNPLGPLALAVIIALKLIGFYIFRKSNSEKNNFRRNPSDPKLSHLKTIPTATGKSLLVSGWWGVVRHPNYLGDLIMALAWSLPCGFSHLLPWYYMIYFIILLVHRDSRDMSECRRKYGSAWDEYCRTVRYRIIPRVY, from the exons ATGCCTACTGTGAAGTACCAGAACGGGGACAGGGTGATGGGCCGCTGGCCCGGCAGCAGCCTGTACTATGATGTCAAGGTGCTGAGCTTTGATACCAAAAGTCAGCTCTACACGGTCATCTACAAGGATGGTACTGAACTGGAGCTCAAGGAGCAGGACATCAGG AGCGCTGTTGGTTTCCAGACCCGATCACGCTCCCGTTCTCGTTCTCGATCACCGGGCCGTCGTCGCAGCCGGTCACGCTCCCCAGCAAGGACCACACGGCGCTCCTCCCGCACAGTGGCAGCTGCAGCTATAGAGACTGCACCGTCCTCCCGCCGGGATACAAAGCTGAAGGATCCAGTTGAAGTCAGGCTCACTCCCCTG CCACAGACAAAGGCAGCTGAGAACAATACCAACAATCAGCATGAAAAGGCAGAGGAGAATAACACTGCTAACAAAGTAAATGAG acattggaggCTAAGAATGAAGGAGAGCCTGAGAAGAACCAGGGCCGCTACAATCTGCGCCGCAGGAGGGACGATGTAGATGCCAAAGCAGATGCGGCCAAACCTGAGCAGCCGGAGGAGGAGGCGGTCAAGCTGACTGCAGCTCCAGCTGCTGCTATCTCCACCCCTCTCGACTTTGGAGGGAAGATAG GAGCATACTTCTGGCTTCTCTTCCTGCCTGCCTGGGTTCTCTTTGTGATACTCCAAGTCAACCTGGAGGACCCCAGCCTGACCAACTTCCCCCCTCCTGTGCCCCCTTTTGAGTCGTTCTGGGATGCTCAGGCTCTTGGCCTTGTCATCCTGTGGATCTTATTCCAGGCCCTGCTTTACATCCTGCCTGTTGGAAAG CTGAGTGAAGGCATGCCACTGAGGTCTGGGGAGAGGTTGAAGTACAGAACCAATG GTTTCTTTGCCATCGCAGTGAGTGCTGTAGTAGTTGCAGCAGCAGTCCATCAGGGTATCGATCTCACCTACATCCACAGCAACTTCCTGCAACTTGCCACGGCAACCCTCCTCATCTCCGTCCTGCTCAGCGTCTACCTGTATGTCCGCTCTCGATACGCCACCCAAGACCAACTGGCACTGGGGGGAAACTCCG GTAATTTGATGTATGATTTTTTCAAAGGAAGCGAGCTCAACCCCCGCATCAAAAACTTTGATTTGAAGTTCTTCTGTGAGATGCGCCCTGGACTGATTGGCTGG tgttttatcaACTTTGCGATGGCGCTGGCAGAGATGAAGCAGCAGGGTCTGGATGCACCATCCTACGCAATGATCCTGGTGAACCTCTTCCAGCTGCTCTACGTGGTGGACGGCCTGTGGAATGAG GAGGCCATTCTGACCACCATGGACTTGATGCACGATGGTTTTGGCTTCATGCTGGCATTTGGTGATCTGGTGTGGGTTCCTTTTACTTACACCCTTCAGGCCTATTACCTGGTCAGCCACCCAAACCCATTGGGCCCACTAGCGCTTGCAGTCATCATTGCACTCAAAC tCATTGGCTTCTACATCTTCAGGAAATCCAACTCTGAGAAAAATAATTTCAGGAGAAACCCATCAGACCCCAAACTGTCCC ATCTGAAGACCATCCCCACAGCCACAGGGAAGAGTCTGCTGGTGTCAGGCTGGTGGGGCGTGGTCCGCCACCCTAACTACCTGGGAGACCTCATCATGGCTCTGGCCTGGTCACTACCTTGTG GCTTCAGCCACCTCCTGCCGTGGTACTACATGATCTACTTCATCATCCTGCTCGTGCACCGAGACTCTCGCGACATGAGTGAGTGCAGGAGAAAGTACGGCTCGGCGTGGGACGAGTACTGCCGAACTGTTCGTTACCGGATCATTCCACGCGTCTACTGA